Genomic segment of Paracoccus jeotgali:
AATCATGGCTGTCTGGTCGTATTTGAAAGGGGCTTTGAATGGCTGAGAAACCTGTGACGCTCGACGAACTACTGAACACAGACACCAGACCCCTTGATACGGTCTTTCCTGAGCGCGAGGCAGGGCGAGAGCCTTCTGCAGTCAAACCGATTCCGAAGAAAAGGGTAGGGGAGAAGCGGCTGACGCTCGCATTGGACGGTGAGACCTATCGTCGGCTGCGACTGCACGCGGCAACAACGGATGAAACCCATCAGGACATTCTGGAGCGCGCACTTACGGAATACCTTAGCAGCGTAGGTGCATGAAAGCGTATTTGCGTAGACACGCAAATACTTGCCCTGCCCGTGCGCAAGTAGAACATCTTGCTACCGCGAAAATTACTGGGGTGCCTCCCCAAGCCACATTCGCTCGCCACGTCGAACTGGCCAAGTTGGGGAACGGCAAAATAATCATGACGGCCGTCTTGGCAACTCAAGCTTGCCGGTGTTGAGGAACCGCTCGAGCGCGTCTGTCCAAGGGGCAAGGTCGAGCCCCTGTGACGCAACCCAATCTTCGCTGTAGTAGGTGTCACCATAGCGCCCGCCGCTGTCGCAGATGATCGACACCAATGACCCTGCCTGTCCGGCCTCGATCATTTTCGAGGCGATCCAGCACAAGCCGAAGAAATTGGTTCCCGTCGAGCCGCCGACACGGCGGAAGATCCGATCGGAAAGGATCCGCATCGCCGCGATAGAGGCCGCGTCGGGAACCCGGATCATGTGATCGATGACATCGGGCAAGAACGAAGGTTCGACGCGCGGCCGACCGATGCCTTCGATCCGCGATCCTTGCGAACAGGTCACATCCCGGTCGCCGCTCACGAAGCAATCATAGAAGGCGGAATTTTCGACATCCACGACGCAAAGGCGGGTCGAAAGGTTGCGGTAGCGGATATAGCGCCCGATCGTCGCCGAGGTGCCGCCGGTGCCGGCGCTCATCACGACCCAGTCGGGGACGGGGAATTCCTCGCCCTCCATCTGCTGAAAGATACTCTCGGCAATGTTGTTGTTGCCGCGCCAATCTGTGGCGCGCTCGGCATTGGTGAACTGGTCGAGATAATGGCCGCCCGTCTCCAGCGCGATCCTCTGGGCAGTGTCATAGACCATGGCCGCACTGTCCACGAAATAACACTTGCCGCCGCATTGCTCGATCTCGACGACCTTCTGGCGCGAGGTCGAATGCGGCATCACGGCAATGAACGGCAATCCCAGCAGATCGGCGAAATAGGCCTCGGACACGGCGGTAGAGCCGGACGAGGCCTCGACAAGGGTCGTGCCCTGCCGGATTTTGCCGTTGCAGATGCCGTAAAGCACAAGCGAGCGGGCAAGGCGATGCTTCAGGCTGCCGGTCGGGTGCGTGCTTTCATCCTTGAGGTAGATCGAGATCCCCTCGAGGCCGGGAAAGCTTGGCTTGATGAGGTGGGTATCGGCTGACCGGCGGGCGTCACCTTGCAGGATGGTAATGGCCTTTCGTTGCCATTCATCCTGCATGGTGTCGGGCAGTGGCGGGAACTGCCCGGTCGAGAGGGAAGCGAAGGGGCGGCTGGTCATCATGTCATCTCTTCAGTTCCGGAGGGGGTTCCTGCTGGGTCGAGACTCCCGCCGCTGGCGACCGTCGCGCCAGCAAAACAACGGGTCACAAGCACGCCCTTTTATTGCGAGGGCTTGCCATTATCGCGTGCCAGCTCGGCTTCGACCAGGCGGGTCGCACCGGTTGCCGCGCCAAGCGCCACACCGGGCGCTCGGGTCTCGCGGCGCTTCTGTGCGATCTGGCCACGGGTCAGGGCAATCTCTGCCATGGTGCGGGCTTCATCGGGTGGCAGGGCAAAGACACCGTCGGAATCGGCCAGAATGGCAGCGCCCGGCATGACGGCTGTGCCGCCGCAACTCACCGGAACATGCACCCGACCAGCGATGTCGAGAAGCCGCGTCGTCACCGGCGCAGTGCCGCGGCACCAGACCGGGAACTGCATTCGGGCCATCTCGTCGGCATCGGTGCAGGGGCCATCGATAATCGCGCCGACAATTCCGGCCTCTTGCGCCGCGGCGGCGACCCCATCGCCCAGGCAGGCATATTTGTCGTCCCCCAAACGGTCGATGACCAGGATGTCACCTTGCTTCGCCAGCCCGATGGCGTGGTGCAGTATGGTCGAATCCGCGGCCGGACACTGGACGGTCAGCGCGCGCCCCACGGTTCGCGGGGCAAAGCCGCGGCTGGCCTGAATGCCGCGGTCCATCGATCCCCAATAAAGGATATGCCCGAACATCGTGGTTTCGAGCTGCGCCAGAAGCGCGATCAGATCGTCGTCCAGCGGTGCTGGCTCGGGTCCGAGAAAGTATTTCGGGGGGCGGGGCAGGGGGGTATTCATGATGACCTTCACTTCTGGGTTCTGAGTGTCGGGTCGAACCGGTCGCGGACCCAGTCGCCCACCAGGCTGATCGAAAGCGCAAGCAGGAAGATGATGGTGCCGGGGAACAGCGTCAGCCACCAGGCGGTCAGCAGGCGGTCGCGGCCCTCGCTCATGATCTGGCCCAGGCTGGTCAGCGGCGATTGGACCCCAAGACCCAGAAAGCTCAGCGCGGTTTCCAGCAGCACGGTGAGCGGCAGGTTCACGGTGAACTGGACCAGTGCCACGCTGATCACGTTGGGCAGGATGTGGCGCAGATAGATCCGGTAGGGTGAGGCCCCGAGCGCGC
This window contains:
- a CDS encoding CopG family transcriptional regulator gives rise to the protein MAEKPVTLDELLNTDTRPLDTVFPEREAGREPSAVKPIPKKRVGEKRLTLALDGETYRRLRLHAATTDETHQDILERALTEYLSSVGA
- a CDS encoding PLP-dependent cysteine synthase family protein, encoding MQDEWQRKAITILQGDARRSADTHLIKPSFPGLEGISIYLKDESTHPTGSLKHRLARSLVLYGICNGKIRQGTTLVEASSGSTAVSEAYFADLLGLPFIAVMPHSTSRQKVVEIEQCGGKCYFVDSAAMVYDTAQRIALETGGHYLDQFTNAERATDWRGNNNIAESIFQQMEGEEFPVPDWVVMSAGTGGTSATIGRYIRYRNLSTRLCVVDVENSAFYDCFVSGDRDVTCSQGSRIEGIGRPRVEPSFLPDVIDHMIRVPDAASIAAMRILSDRIFRRVGGSTGTNFFGLCWIASKMIEAGQAGSLVSIICDSGGRYGDTYYSEDWVASQGLDLAPWTDALERFLNTGKLELPRRPS
- a CDS encoding RraA family protein — protein: MNTPLPRPPKYFLGPEPAPLDDDLIALLAQLETTMFGHILYWGSMDRGIQASRGFAPRTVGRALTVQCPAADSTILHHAIGLAKQGDILVIDRLGDDKYACLGDGVAAAAQEAGIVGAIIDGPCTDADEMARMQFPVWCRGTAPVTTRLLDIAGRVHVPVSCGGTAVMPGAAILADSDGVFALPPDEARTMAEIALTRGQIAQKRRETRAPGVALGAATGATRLVEAELARDNGKPSQ